In Oscillatoria acuminata PCC 6304, a single window of DNA contains:
- a CDS encoding DUF29 family protein, whose amino-acid sequence MTIKLAKVLIVETDLPDQQFPEVCPFSFEEVLSEDFGPDSRPLVIKVVSIEA is encoded by the coding sequence GTGACCATTAAATTGGCGAAGGTATTGATTGTAGAAACGGATTTACCTGATCAACAGTTTCCTGAAGTCTGTCCGTTTTCCTTCGAGGAAGTTTTGAGTGAAGACTTTGGGCCTGATTCCCGTCCGCTTGTGATTAAGGTGGTTTCTATAGAGGCTTGA
- a CDS encoding acyltransferase, whose translation MSNFFVHQSAYVDEGAEIGEGSKIWHFSHVMGKSKIGEHCILGQNVFVANQVTVGNYCKIQNNVSLYEGVILEDYVFCGPSMVFTNVKTPRCEFPRNTSSDYGTTWVKRGASIGANATIVCGVTLHECAFVAAGAVVTKDVPAYAMVAGVPAKIRGWMSAYGDVLEFDAEGLAVDSQGVKYQQVSAQSVQRLG comes from the coding sequence ATGAGCAATTTTTTTGTTCATCAATCTGCTTATGTGGATGAAGGGGCTGAGATTGGTGAAGGCAGCAAAATTTGGCATTTTTCCCATGTCATGGGCAAGTCTAAGATTGGGGAACATTGCATTTTGGGGCAGAATGTCTTTGTCGCCAATCAGGTAACCGTTGGGAATTATTGCAAAATTCAGAATAATGTCTCTCTCTATGAGGGAGTGATTCTGGAGGATTATGTGTTTTGTGGTCCCAGCATGGTGTTTACCAACGTTAAAACCCCCCGCTGCGAGTTCCCTCGGAATACCAGCAGCGATTATGGCACAACTTGGGTGAAGCGGGGGGCCAGTATTGGGGCAAATGCCACGATTGTTTGTGGGGTGACGCTCCATGAATGTGCTTTTGTGGCGGCGGGTGCGGTGGTGACTAAGGATGTCCCTGCTTATGCGATGGTGGCTGGGGTTCCCGCGAAAATTAGGGGCTGGATGAGCGCCTATGGGGATGTGTTAGAGTTTGATGCAGAGGGTTTGGCGGTTGATTCGCAAGGGGTGAAATATCAGCAAGTATCAGCCCAGTCTGTACAAAGACTAGGATAA
- a CDS encoding DUF29 domain-containing protein, translating to MATPLEPLSEILYDNDYHLWVIETVKQLEKRDFESVDWQNLIEEVSDLSRQQKKKLKSLLRNLWEHLLKLTYWESEVERNQFHWQGEIRNFRKQIQDELSDSPSLKNYLQEIHGECYQDAREIVSDKSQLPLSHFPETMTVTLEQVLDENWFP from the coding sequence ATGGCAACTCCATTAGAACCACTCTCCGAAATCTTGTATGACAATGACTATCATCTTTGGGTGATAGAAACTGTTAAACAATTGGAAAAGCGCGACTTTGAGTCTGTTGACTGGCAGAACTTAATTGAAGAGGTATCTGACTTGAGTCGGCAGCAAAAAAAGAAACTGAAAAGTTTATTAAGGAATTTGTGGGAACATTTACTGAAATTAACCTACTGGGAATCTGAGGTCGAGAGAAATCAATTTCATTGGCAAGGTGAAATTAGGAATTTTCGCAAGCAAATTCAAGATGAATTGTCAGATAGCCCTAGTCTCAAGAATTATTTGCAGGAAATTCACGGGGAATGCTATCAAGATGCTAGAGAAATTGTCAGCGATAAATCACAACTTCCTTTAAGTCACTTTCCGGAAACAATGACGGTTACTCTAGAACAAGTTTTAGATGAAAATTGGTTTCCATAA
- a CDS encoding acyltransferase: protein MNPIVSTVIAKYFYSFLPIYSVKKRYRTSIIEPNVIFKGDLNNLHLGKNVIFQSGTVLHLGGMNWCKDDGKIEIGDNSVISPNCIIYGCGPGGVRIGKNFDCGPTVGIFSSRTDYYLGANNHIFAPVFIGDNVIIYANSVISPGVTIEDGAVIAAGSVVTKDVPANSLVGGSPAKIIKSQIR, encoded by the coding sequence ATGAATCCCATAGTAAGTACAGTAATAGCAAAATATTTTTATAGCTTTTTACCAATTTATTCCGTCAAGAAAAGATATAGAACTTCGATCATAGAACCTAATGTCATTTTTAAGGGTGATTTAAATAATTTGCATTTGGGAAAAAATGTCATATTTCAATCCGGTACTGTTTTGCACTTAGGCGGTATGAATTGGTGTAAGGATGATGGAAAAATTGAAATAGGAGATAATAGTGTTATTTCTCCAAACTGTATAATTTATGGTTGTGGTCCCGGTGGAGTTCGTATCGGTAAAAATTTTGATTGTGGTCCAACGGTCGGTATTTTTTCTAGCCGAACAGATTATTACTTAGGAGCTAACAATCATATATTTGCACCAGTTTTCATAGGAGACAACGTGATTATATATGCAAATTCAGTAATTAGCCCCGGAGTGACAATAGAAGATGGAGCGGTGATTGCTGCTGGTAGTGTGGTTACAAAAGATGTGCCTGCAAATAGTTTAGTTGGAGGTAGCCCAGCCAAAATAATTAAAAGTCAAATTAGATAA
- a CDS encoding class I SAM-dependent methyltransferase, giving the protein MFGVINASPRNLLVQSIIQKNLHKLANESYIKGKLVDIGCGTKPYKDLLSPYVTDHIGVDHENTIHNKSEIDLIGTAYNIPIENAIFDSAICTAVLEHLEEPELALKECYRVLKPGGLAIYSVPFIWHIHEEPRDFYRFSKYGLKYLFEKVGFEIVEIKALSGFWVTFGQLFVYNLYRLNRGPLRWFRIIDAVGLCIQLLSYGLNKIDKTEQWTWMYMIVALKK; this is encoded by the coding sequence ATGTTTGGAGTAATTAACGCTTCCCCCCGTAATTTATTAGTTCAAAGCATTATCCAAAAAAATCTTCATAAGTTAGCTAACGAGTCTTATATTAAAGGAAAATTAGTTGATATTGGATGTGGGACCAAGCCTTATAAAGACTTGCTCTCGCCTTATGTAACGGATCATATTGGTGTAGATCATGAAAATACGATTCACAACAAATCAGAAATTGACTTAATTGGAACTGCCTATAATATTCCTATAGAAAATGCTATTTTTGATTCAGCAATCTGCACAGCCGTTTTAGAACACTTGGAAGAGCCAGAGCTTGCTTTAAAAGAATGCTATAGGGTCCTTAAACCAGGAGGATTAGCAATTTATTCTGTACCCTTTATTTGGCACATACATGAAGAACCCAGAGATTTCTATCGATTTTCCAAATATGGCTTGAAGTATTTGTTTGAAAAAGTAGGATTTGAAATTGTAGAAATTAAAGCCTTATCTGGATTTTGGGTGACTTTTGGACAACTTTTTGTTTATAACCTTTACCGATTGAATCGCGGCCCCCTGCGCTGGTTTAGAATAATAGATGCAGTAGGACTATGCATTCAATTACTCTCATACGGCTTGAATAAAATTGATAAAACTGAGCAGTGGACTTGGATGTATATGATTGTGGCTTTAAAAAAATGA
- a CDS encoding DUF29 family protein, producing MTKINLYDLDFYAWTQQQAEALKQHQWERLDLPNLLEEIAALGN from the coding sequence TTGACTAAAATTAATCTTTATGATCTAGACTTTTATGCTTGGACGCAACAGCAAGCGGAAGCCCTAAAACAACATCAATGGGAACGGCTGGATTTGCCCAATTTACTGGAGGAAATTGCAGCCTTGGGCAACTGA
- a CDS encoding Gfo/Idh/MocA family protein, producing MVELAQSRGSILMVGHILEYHPAVTLLKDLVQRQELGKLLYIYSNRLNFGKVRQEENILWSFAPHDIAVISSVIGAEPTVVTASGGTYLQSGIADVTVTNLVFEQEVRAHIFVSWLHPYKEQKLVVIGDRKMAVFDDTAKEGKLKIYDQGIEWEGGLPIPRQTAETTLFLAEKEPLRLECQHFLDCVATRQQPLTDGKSALKKSVVV from the coding sequence TTGGTAGAACTGGCTCAGAGTCGCGGTTCTATTCTGATGGTGGGGCATATTCTGGAATATCACCCTGCTGTGACTTTGTTGAAGGATTTGGTGCAGCGGCAGGAGTTAGGCAAGCTGTTGTACATTTATTCCAATCGTCTCAATTTTGGAAAAGTTCGCCAGGAAGAAAATATTCTCTGGAGTTTTGCTCCCCATGATATTGCGGTTATTTCTAGTGTAATTGGAGCAGAACCCACGGTGGTGACTGCCTCGGGAGGGACTTATCTGCAATCCGGTATTGCCGATGTGACGGTGACGAATTTGGTGTTTGAGCAGGAAGTGAGGGCTCATATTTTTGTGAGTTGGCTGCATCCTTATAAGGAGCAAAAACTGGTGGTGATTGGCGATCGCAAAATGGCAGTTTTTGATGATACGGCCAAGGAAGGTAAGCTAAAAATTTATGATCAGGGCATTGAGTGGGAAGGAGGGTTGCCTATTCCGCGTCAAACCGCAGAAACTACTTTATTTTTGGCAGAGAAAGAACCCTTGCGTTTGGAATGTCAGCATTTTCTGGATTGTGTTGCTACTCGTCAACAACCCCTGACGGATGGCAAGAGTGCTTTGAAGAAGAGCGTGGTGGTATGA
- a CDS encoding DegT/DnrJ/EryC1/StrS family aminotransferase, which translates to MKIPLRIKSRMLIRLSGQSAAMEQIMDMAQDYGLKVIEDSAQSFGATNWGNCSSCQGHCQEPTLESRRGNFARNFGDVGA; encoded by the coding sequence GTGAAAATTCCCCTGCGGATTAAAAGCAGGATGCTGATTCGCCTCTCTGGGCAGTCCGCAGCGATGGAGCAGATTATGGATATGGCCCAAGACTATGGCTTAAAAGTGATTGAAGATTCTGCTCAATCCTTTGGGGCAACAAATTGGGGAAATTGTTCGTCTTGCCAAGGTCATTGCCAGGAACCCACCCTCGAATCCCGACGGGGGAATTTTGCAAGAAACTTTGGGGATGTGGGCGCTTAG
- a CDS encoding Gfo/Idh/MocA family protein: MVRNFAQLKALRWLCDKNEMALQAQSQLYPEISVTQDFDEILKNPEIQAVVLATPAAMHYAQVKQAILSGKDVFVKKPLALRYKEG, encoded by the coding sequence TTGGTTCGCAATTTTGCTCAGTTAAAAGCGTTACGTTGGCTTTGCGATAAGAATGAGATGGCACTTCAGGCCCAGTCTCAGTTATATCCAGAAATTAGCGTGACTCAGGATTTTGACGAAATCTTGAAAAATCCTGAGATTCAAGCGGTGGTTCTGGCAACTCCCGCCGCGATGCACTATGCCCAAGTGAAGCAGGCGATTTTGTCAGGGAAGGATGTATTTGTGAAAAAGCCCTTGGCCCTCCGCTACAAAGAAGGATAG
- a CDS encoding PIN domain-containing protein, with amino-acid sequence MRIYLDLCCFNRPYDDQNQNRIRLETEAKLILQRKIRDGECTLVWSSILDLECSKNPFPERQLAIMQWRTIAAEIIWADEQVIKMASNFMELGIGNYDALHLASAIHGQANLFVSTDDRLLKRMRSVNNVLGMLPGEALAFVEKWYEN; translated from the coding sequence ATGCGTATTTATCTGGATCTGTGCTGTTTTAATCGTCCTTATGACGATCAGAACCAAAACAGAATTCGTCTGGAAACTGAAGCGAAGCTGATACTGCAAAGGAAAATTCGGGACGGAGAATGCACATTAGTTTGGTCCTCTATACTCGACTTGGAGTGTTCTAAAAACCCATTCCCAGAGCGCCAACTTGCCATAATGCAGTGGCGAACTATTGCAGCAGAAATTATCTGGGCTGATGAGCAGGTTATAAAGATGGCTTCAAATTTCATGGAGCTGGGGATTGGGAACTATGATGCTTTGCATCTGGCATCAGCAATTCATGGCCAAGCTAATTTATTTGTGTCAACCGATGATAGGTTGCTAAAGCGAATGCGATCGGTCAACAATGTTTTAGGAATGTTGCCTGGAGAGGCATTAGCTTTTGTGGAGAAATGGTATGAAAACTGA
- a CDS encoding DUF2887 domain-containing protein yields the protein MQSEGPLVRLPPLLFITFSANPVYLFQYKITRPWQGLLILQNRRLNLGSDLPYQSLLSSSVTRLYLEDLLSVENLSPNLSLLKLVVMPETEAPVVAKSILSRAQTQGEFEKYLDLVEAILVNKFSNLSIEEIRRMLDLREANVTQTRFYQEVLQIGRQEGLQEGRQEGEQLGEANLIVRQISRRFGALSPEQVSQVRSLSIPQLESLGEALLDFKEISEFEAWLQTNSLEG from the coding sequence GTGCAGTCAGAGGGGCCTCTTGTTCGTTTACCCCCCCTGCTTTTTATAACTTTTTCAGCAAACCCTGTTTATCTGTTTCAATATAAAATTACCCGACCGTGGCAGGGATTGTTAATCCTGCAAAATCGCCGTTTGAACTTAGGGTCAGACCTTCCCTATCAGAGCTTGTTATCGAGTTCAGTCACGCGGTTGTATCTAGAGGATTTACTATCAGTAGAAAATCTCAGTCCGAATTTGTCTCTGCTGAAGTTGGTGGTGATGCCTGAGACCGAGGCACCTGTGGTGGCCAAGTCGATTTTAAGCCGAGCTCAAACCCAGGGGGAATTTGAGAAATACCTGGATTTGGTCGAGGCTATACTGGTGAATAAGTTTTCTAATTTGAGCATTGAGGAGATACGTCGTATGTTGGATCTGAGGGAAGCAAATGTGACCCAAACTCGTTTTTATCAGGAGGTGCTTCAAATTGGACGCCAAGAAGGATTACAAGAAGGACGCCAAGAAGGAGAACAACTCGGAGAAGCGAATCTGATTGTGCGTCAAATATCTCGTCGTTTTGGGGCGCTGAGTCCCGAACAAGTTTCGCAAGTGCGTAGTCTCTCGATTCCTCAACTGGAGTCTCTGGGGGAGGCTTTATTAGATTTTAAAGAAATTTCGGAGTTTGAGGCTTGGTTGCAAACCAATTCCCTGGAGGGATAG
- a CDS encoding DegT/DnrJ/EryC1/StrS family aminotransferase — translation MSKSPIRSKDKFLVFGSPAIEEAEIQEVVASMKTGWLGTGPKVAKFEEDFAAYKNAKHSVAVNSCTAALHLSILAAGIKPGDEVITTPMTFCATVNAIIHAGATPVLADVNPATMNIDPEQVKAQITSKTRAILPVHFAGRPCNMNAICDIAQVHNLKLIEDCAHAIETEYQGRKAGTFGDFGCFSFYVTKNIVTGEGGMVIVNREEDAARIKILALHGMSKDAWKRFGDEGYKHYYVVECGFKYNMMDLQAAIGIHQLQRLEKYWLRRQEIWQCYNQAFAELPISLPACPEPKTRHAYHLYTILIDEAKTGVSRDAFLDAMTAENIGLGVHYQSIPEHPYYQQIFGWKPEDYPNAMKIGRQTVSLPISAKLTDEDVKDIIEAVNKSLS, via the coding sequence ATGTCAAAATCTCCTATTCGTAGTAAAGATAAATTTCTAGTTTTTGGTTCTCCAGCCATAGAAGAAGCGGAAATTCAAGAAGTAGTCGCTAGCATGAAAACGGGCTGGTTAGGTACAGGCCCTAAAGTCGCGAAATTTGAAGAAGACTTTGCTGCTTATAAAAATGCGAAACATTCAGTTGCAGTCAATTCTTGCACTGCCGCCTTGCACTTGAGTATATTAGCTGCGGGCATCAAACCTGGGGATGAAGTTATTACTACTCCGATGACGTTCTGTGCCACAGTTAATGCTATTATTCACGCGGGGGCAACACCTGTTTTGGCTGATGTCAACCCTGCTACGATGAATATCGACCCGGAACAAGTAAAAGCCCAAATCACCTCTAAGACTCGCGCAATTCTTCCCGTTCACTTTGCAGGGCGTCCCTGCAATATGAATGCGATCTGTGACATTGCTCAAGTTCATAATCTCAAGTTAATTGAAGATTGCGCTCATGCAATTGAAACTGAATATCAAGGCCGCAAAGCCGGAACTTTTGGGGATTTTGGCTGTTTTAGTTTCTATGTAACTAAAAATATAGTTACAGGTGAAGGAGGAATGGTAATCGTTAACCGTGAAGAGGATGCAGCACGGATCAAGATACTAGCACTACATGGCATGAGCAAGGACGCTTGGAAGCGCTTTGGGGATGAGGGATATAAGCACTATTATGTTGTAGAGTGCGGTTTCAAGTACAATATGATGGATTTGCAAGCCGCTATCGGGATTCATCAGTTACAACGACTTGAGAAATATTGGTTACGTCGTCAGGAAATTTGGCAATGTTATAATCAAGCGTTTGCCGAACTTCCCATTAGTTTGCCCGCTTGCCCAGAACCAAAAACTCGTCATGCCTATCACTTGTACACTATTTTGATTGATGAGGCCAAAACTGGAGTCAGCCGTGATGCTTTTTTAGATGCAATGACTGCTGAAAACATTGGCTTAGGGGTACACTATCAGAGTATTCCGGAACATCCTTACTATCAGCAAATCTTTGGATGGAAGCCAGAGGATTATCCTAATGCTATGAAAATTGGACGACAAACTGTGAGTTTACCAATTTCAGCAAAGCTAACAGATGAAGATGTGAAAGATATAATTGAGGCAGTTAACAAATCCTTATCATAG
- a CDS encoding DUF3368 domain-containing protein encodes MKIVSNTGPIIALAKIGKLGLLKEIAPEVLIPLTIYRELFAKVGRESQVIDQALADFMRVTEVKEIDPVITIAIAGLDEGEKQAIALASTFSEELVLLLDDRAGRRVAQKLGFSTTGSIGVLLRLKEKGAIENVGLLLSEMRDRGYWLDDKVIEVAKRLAGEND; translated from the coding sequence ATGAAAATTGTTTCCAATACCGGCCCGATTATTGCGTTGGCAAAAATTGGCAAGTTGGGTTTGTTGAAAGAAATTGCTCCAGAAGTCTTGATTCCGCTTACAATTTATCGAGAATTATTTGCTAAAGTCGGCAGAGAATCTCAAGTGATTGACCAAGCTTTGGCTGATTTTATGCGGGTTACAGAGGTCAAGGAAATTGACCCCGTAATTACAATAGCCATTGCGGGTTTAGATGAAGGGGAGAAACAGGCGATTGCTCTGGCTTCAACTTTTAGCGAGGAACTTGTTCTATTGCTTGACGATCGGGCGGGGAGACGAGTGGCTCAGAAACTAGGTTTTTCCACTACAGGTTCGATTGGAGTTTTGCTTCGTCTGAAAGAAAAAGGAGCGATTGAGAATGTAGGATTGCTTTTATCGGAAATGCGAGACAGAGGATATTGGCTTGACGACAAGGTGATAGAAGTTGCGAAACGATTGGCGGGTGAAAATGATTGA
- a CDS encoding lipid II:glycine glycyltransferase FemX, with protein MNLSILTIREATADEWDNLWKDCDYATYFQSREWAEIWHIYSKGKICPSPQYIEFSDGKSVLLPLSYQKKFLGLVKGYLMSPAGTFGGWISSESITFEYAHLLANYCKNQLSNLVWRINPYEANASNIELNNCFKKDETHVINLGVGFDEIYKNWTKGHSSAARKARKEGVLIKQASTLEDWKSYYKVYQDSLMRWGEKASSKYDWRLFAEMFKLKSPNITLWLAMYREQVVSGALIFYSNKHVVYWHGAALKEYFHVKPVNLLMYKAIEDACEKGYSWFDFNPSGGHEGVQKFKKSFGTDSLPCPILKKDIRRSIFNFISC; from the coding sequence ATGAATTTATCTATTCTAACAATTAGAGAAGCCACAGCAGACGAGTGGGATAATCTTTGGAAAGATTGTGATTATGCAACTTACTTTCAATCAAGAGAGTGGGCGGAAATTTGGCATATTTATAGCAAAGGTAAAATCTGTCCAAGCCCTCAATATATAGAATTTTCCGATGGCAAAAGTGTTTTGCTCCCACTTTCTTATCAAAAAAAATTTTTGGGCTTGGTTAAAGGTTATTTAATGTCTCCTGCTGGAACCTTCGGAGGCTGGATAAGTTCGGAATCAATAACTTTTGAATATGCCCATCTTTTAGCTAATTATTGTAAAAATCAACTTAGCAATTTAGTTTGGCGGATCAACCCTTATGAGGCTAATGCCTCAAACATTGAGCTAAACAATTGTTTTAAAAAAGATGAAACTCATGTCATTAATTTAGGCGTCGGCTTTGATGAAATTTATAAAAATTGGACAAAAGGTCATAGTTCAGCAGCAAGAAAAGCAAGAAAAGAAGGTGTTTTAATAAAACAAGCATCTACATTAGAAGACTGGAAATCTTATTATAAAGTTTACCAAGATTCATTAATGCGATGGGGAGAAAAAGCATCCTCCAAATACGATTGGAGATTATTTGCTGAAATGTTTAAATTAAAATCTCCTAACATTACTTTGTGGTTGGCCATGTACAGAGAACAAGTGGTATCAGGGGCATTGATTTTTTATTCAAATAAACACGTAGTCTATTGGCATGGTGCAGCCTTAAAAGAATATTTTCATGTTAAACCTGTGAATCTATTAATGTATAAAGCCATCGAAGATGCTTGTGAAAAGGGATATTCTTGGTTTGATTTTAACCCAAGTGGTGGACATGAAGGAGTCCAAAAATTTAAAAAAAGTTTTGGCACTGATTCCTTACCCTGTCCTATCTTAAAAAAAGACATCCGTCGTAGTATATTTAATTTTATTTCATGCTAA
- a CDS encoding nucleotide sugar dehydrogenase — protein MSQTPPALLTLQEKIKDRTAVVGVVGLGYVGLPFAVEKAKVGFRVLGIEQNPRRAQQVNQGDNYIGDLQEEELKQVVDSGHLQAVTSFDRVAEVDVIVICVPTPLTKNLTPNLSYIESVTEQISERLRPGQLVTLESTTYPGTTDEVMRPLLEKTSGLQQGQDFFLAHSPERVDPRNQRYTTKNTNKVVGASDPHSLAVATLFYEQTIETVMPVSSAKAAELVKVFENTFRAVNIALVNELALLCDRLELNVWEVLDAANTKPFGIMPFYPGPGVGGHCIPLDPHYLEWKAKEHNFETHFIALAGEVNRKMPEFVREKVGRVLNLIGKAPSRSQVLVLGAAYKKDISDWRESPAIAIMELLLKDAVKLTYHDPYVPEIQVSGHHLESVELTQGAIGDVDLVIIATDHSKIDYLDVVEKAQSVFDTRGVTRHLLCNQEKVTLL, from the coding sequence ATGAGTCAAACGCCTCCAGCCTTACTGACACTGCAAGAAAAAATAAAAGACCGCACTGCTGTTGTGGGGGTGGTAGGCCTGGGATATGTGGGCTTGCCTTTTGCCGTGGAAAAAGCCAAAGTGGGCTTTCGAGTGCTGGGCATTGAGCAGAACCCCAGGCGCGCTCAACAAGTCAATCAAGGGGATAATTATATTGGCGATCTCCAAGAAGAAGAATTAAAACAGGTGGTGGATAGCGGTCATTTGCAAGCAGTGACCAGTTTTGACCGTGTGGCAGAGGTTGATGTAATTGTCATCTGCGTTCCCACTCCCCTGACTAAGAATCTCACCCCGAATTTAAGTTATATCGAAAGCGTTACGGAACAAATTTCTGAGCGGCTCAGACCAGGGCAGCTTGTGACGTTGGAATCAACCACTTATCCAGGAACGACTGATGAGGTGATGCGACCTCTGCTGGAGAAAACCAGTGGTTTGCAACAGGGACAAGATTTCTTTTTGGCCCATTCTCCGGAACGGGTGGACCCGAGGAATCAGCGTTATACCACGAAGAATACGAATAAAGTGGTTGGGGCTTCTGACCCCCATTCTTTGGCCGTGGCAACGCTGTTTTATGAGCAGACCATAGAAACTGTCATGCCCGTGAGTAGTGCTAAGGCAGCAGAACTGGTGAAGGTGTTTGAGAATACGTTTCGGGCGGTGAATATTGCCTTGGTGAATGAGTTGGCGCTGTTATGCGATCGCCTGGAGTTGAATGTTTGGGAAGTCTTAGATGCGGCGAATACGAAACCTTTTGGGATTATGCCGTTTTATCCGGGGCCTGGGGTAGGGGGCCACTGTATTCCGCTCGACCCTCATTACCTGGAATGGAAGGCCAAAGAGCATAACTTTGAGACCCATTTTATTGCCCTGGCAGGGGAAGTTAACCGGAAAATGCCGGAGTTTGTGCGCGAGAAGGTGGGGCGTGTGTTGAATCTGATTGGAAAAGCACCCTCGCGATCGCAGGTTTTAGTGCTTGGGGCTGCCTATAAGAAAGATATCAGCGATTGGCGAGAGTCTCCCGCCATTGCCATTATGGAGTTGCTGTTAAAAGATGCTGTCAAGCTGACTTACCACGACCCCTACGTTCCTGAGATTCAAGTCAGTGGGCATCATTTAGAATCGGTGGAACTGACTCAAGGGGCGATCGGTGATGTGGATTTAGTCATTATTGCCACCGACCATAGCAAAATAGATTATCTTGATGTGGTGGAAAAGGCTCAGTCCGTGTTCGATACGCGAGGAGTGACACGCCATTTACTTTGCAATCAAGAAAAGGTGACATTATTGTGA
- a CDS encoding DUF29 domain-containing protein has product MGETLYEQDFYSWAFNQANLLREGKFEQLDLSHLVEELEDLGNRHYDQLESRFIQLNADLLKSQVQDWKQTNSWRGTIRGQRTAIAKLLRRNPGLESRLDEAMRESWPEAKDLAIVQYLRQKKGGLT; this is encoded by the coding sequence GTGGGGGAAACGCTTTACGAGCAGGATTTTTATAGCTGGGCGTTCAATCAAGCCAATTTACTGCGTGAGGGCAAGTTTGAGCAGTTAGATTTGTCCCACCTCGTTGAGGAGTTAGAAGATTTGGGGAATCGTCATTATGATCAACTCGAATCTCGATTCATCCAGTTGAACGCTGATTTGTTGAAGTCACAAGTTCAGGATTGGAAACAAACCAATAGCTGGCGAGGGACGATTAGAGGGCAAAGAACTGCGATCGCCAAGTTACTGCGGCGGAATCCAGGGCTGGAATCTCGCTTAGATGAAGCGATGCGGGAAAGTTGGCCTGAAGCGAAAGATTTAGCTATTGTACAATACCTTCGCCAAAAAAAGGGAGGGCTAACGTAG
- a CDS encoding UPF0175 family protein has product MNTENLQIKYPVGFENAVEMTRDEMEQHIRLMAALKMFELGKVSAGKAAELAGMSRLDFFETCSRYRVSIFNYPPEDLEAELERDLDVLRSSS; this is encoded by the coding sequence ATGAATACCGAAAATCTTCAAATTAAATACCCAGTTGGATTTGAAAATGCAGTTGAAATGACTAGGGATGAGATGGAACAGCACATCCGTTTAATGGCTGCATTGAAGATGTTTGAGTTGGGAAAAGTCTCAGCCGGAAAAGCGGCTGAGTTAGCAGGGATGTCAAGACTCGATTTTTTTGAGACTTGCAGCCGATATCGCGTGAGTATTTTTAATTATCCCCCAGAAGATTTGGAAGCGGAACTAGAACGGGATTTAGATGTGCTGAGGAGTTCCAGTTAA